One window of the Salvia splendens isolate huo1 chromosome 1, SspV2, whole genome shotgun sequence genome contains the following:
- the LOC121796890 gene encoding uncharacterized protein LOC121796890: MEVIERVTSNDEGWNNERSRVHRVASAAESSHMDNMFKQMELLHKKIDLMGMGPVVQEQQEGVEDVNYIHQGGNRYYNNSRPNQGGGGYNHFGNKAHPNLSYGNPNNALQPPPGFTVSQGMITEPQKKSTEDILSAFMLQSHKNMEHSNQRLEKVENDMHNMSVHMKSLETQMSQIAQAVSSQHTPGQFPGQPKVNPKDCKAIHLRSGKSYEGPSMPEIPPKPTVEPESVLLEEVEAEEPKTSPPVVQLEVGTPVKPSEVRVPFPQVLQKKKNDEQFSRFWDIFKKVQINIPLIEALQQMPGYVKFLKDAVSKKKKWGQHETVNLTENCSAILQRKLPAKMKDPGSFTIECTIGDCFVGNALCDLGASINLMPLSLYNKMKIGPLKPTTITLQMANRSVSYPMGIAEDILVKVNEFVFPADFVILDMEEDRVVPLILGRPFLATGKALIDVDNGELTFRFNGALDSGKEIPRSRRQQFLPLRDEEEDDKKEERDMKEELKPLPPHLQYAFLGENDTLPLEDEFGLNGCFEYELCNFLNGLVVIECGELACFDLLMST, encoded by the exons ATGGAAGTAATTGAGAGAGTGACATCTAATGATGAAGGCTGGAACAACGAGAGGAGCAGAGTACACAGGGTAGCCTCCGCCGCAGAGAGCAGCCATATGGACAACATGTTCAAACAGATGGAACTCCTCCACAAGAAGATAGATCTCATGGGGATGGGACCGGTTGTGCAGGAGCAGCAAGAGGGTGTAGAGGATGTTAACTACATACACCAAGGGGGAAATAGATACTATAACAACTCCCGCCCCAATCAAGGGGGTGGAGGTTACAACCATTTTGGGAACAAGGCGCATCCTAACCTATCGTATGGGAACCCCAACAATGCCCTTCAGCCACCACCGGGGTTCACAGTTTCCCAAGGGATGATCACTGAGCCGCAGAAGAAAAGTACAGAAGATATACTGAGTGCATTCATGTTACAGTCACACAAGAACATGGAGCATTCCAATCAAAGGCTAGAGAAGGTTGAGAATGATATGCACAACATGTCAGTGCATATGAAGAGCCTAGAGACGCAAATGAGTCAGATTGCTCAAGCTGTGAGCAGTCAGCATACGCCAGGGCAGTTCCCAGGACAACCAAAAGTAAACCCCAAAGATTGCAAGGCAATTCATTTGAGGAGCGGGAAGAGTTATGAGGGTCCTTCTATGCCAGAAATCCCACCAAAGCCTACAGTTGAGCCCGAGAGTGTACTATTGGAAGAAGTAGAAGCGGAGGAACCTAAAACATCACCGCCCGTAGTTCAACTCGAGGTGGGTACACCAGTCAAACCATCAGAGGTTAGAGTACCATTTCCCCAAGTGTTGCAAAAGAAGAAGAACGATGAACAGTTCTCCAGATTCTGGGACATCTTCAAGAAAGTACAAATTAACATCCCACTTATTGAGGCACTTCAGCAAATGCCTGGGTATGTTAAATTTCTCAAGGATGCGGTctccaagaagaagaaatgggGACAACATGAGACCGTCAATTTGACGGAAAATTGTAGTGCAATTTTGCAAAGGAAGCTTCCGGCCAAGATGAAGGATCCAGGGAGCTTTACTATTGAGTGCACTATTGGAGATTGTTTTGTGGGGAATGCCCTATGTGACCTTGGAGCAAGCATCAACCTCATGCCATTGTCCTTATATAACAAGATGAAGATTGGTCCTTTGAAGCCCACCACTATCACGCTGCAGATGGCTAATAGATCTGTGTCCTATCCAATGGGTATTGCGGAGGATATATTGGTGAAGGTGAATGAGTTTGTTTTCCCAGCtgattttgtgatattggacaTGGAGGAGGATAGAGTTGTACCTCTCATTTTAGGAAGACCTTTCCTAGCCACGGGGAAGGCCTTGATCGATGTTGATAATGGAGAGCTCACATTTCGTTTCAATG GTGCTCTGGATTCAGGCAAGGAGATCCCCAGATCACGCCGTCAACAGTTCTTACCTCTTagggatgaagaagaagatgacaaGAAGGAAGAGAGAGACATGAAAGAGGAGTTGAAACCACTACCTCCACATTTGCAGTATGCATTTTTGGGAGAAAATGACACCCTTCCG TTAGAGGATGAATTTGGTTTGAATGGTTGCTTTGAGTATGAATTGTGCAATTTCCTTAATGGGCTTGTGGTTATTGAGTGTGGGGAACTAGCATGCTTTGATTTGTTGATGTCTACATAG